One genomic region from Spirosoma sp. KCTC 42546 encodes:
- a CDS encoding transglycosylase domain-containing protein, producing the protein MTYRQRKALRIAGWIVLSIFLLACVGGGIAYFKRESLLKTALERGIRKAKRDYHLDVRIGSAKFTGLSSLAFTDISVVPEKRDSLARIQRVELAVRFWPLLAGKIGLSGMTLENGLVQVIKRDSLTNIDFLLHKKRDSTATDEPSTESTKRTNLADVTENLIDNILSKIPDDLNISNLEFRAMDNNDTLSLLTQTAVIKNEDVSSTLKLNGNQATWHVTGTADPADREYNLALYAEGHNGRPKPIELPYIQKKFNLVLQADTLRAELHDVDRSGGEFRLEGAGSVRNLRINHPAIARTDVLVPLAAMDAHLFVGENYVGVDSSSTLHLGQVSAHPFVKYTLKPTKIYEVQLHTGLIDAQALFNSFPQGLFESLEGMKVAGKLKYDVAFQLDSSLPDSVKFDSGLTSEGFQILQMGRTDFAAINQPFVYTPYEKGKPVRNIIVGPENPDYTPINQISPDLRNALLTSEDYNFFTHNGFNEKAFRVSIATNFKEKSFKRGASTISMQLVKNVFLSRNKTLSRKVEEILIVWLIENQHIVPKERMYEVYLNIIEWGKNIYGIGEAARYYFAKSPSDLNLGESIFLAFVVPRPKAALNWFVPDGTLQVRNVRGYFKLIGRIMARRGLTTPDSGAYGFYNVRLREGLRRQVSPIDSLFQGDSLMTDPVDTDVDDEDEGGTGIGNFFRRLFKGKKNDEKRNDEEATTVQPERRAVPDVITNEPAPADTVKTRKQLRQERREQKRREKEAKKALEDSNP; encoded by the coding sequence ATGACGTATCGTCAACGAAAAGCCCTGCGTATCGCTGGGTGGATAGTTCTGAGTATTTTTTTATTGGCCTGTGTAGGTGGCGGGATTGCTTATTTCAAGCGCGAAAGTTTATTAAAAACCGCCCTTGAACGGGGAATTCGCAAGGCAAAGCGGGATTATCACCTGGATGTACGCATCGGTTCGGCTAAATTTACCGGCCTGAGTTCGCTTGCATTTACGGATATTTCAGTTGTGCCCGAAAAACGCGATAGCCTGGCGCGTATCCAACGGGTTGAACTGGCAGTCCGGTTTTGGCCATTACTGGCAGGGAAAATCGGGTTGTCGGGCATGACACTCGAAAACGGACTGGTTCAAGTCATTAAGCGTGACTCGCTGACGAACATTGACTTTCTGTTGCATAAGAAGCGCGATTCAACAGCCACTGATGAGCCCTCAACAGAAAGTACGAAGCGCACCAATCTGGCCGACGTAACCGAAAATCTGATCGATAATATCCTATCTAAAATTCCCGACGATCTGAATATCAGCAATCTGGAGTTTCGGGCTATGGATAATAATGATACGCTCAGTTTGCTTACCCAAACGGCTGTCATTAAAAATGAAGACGTTAGCTCGACCCTGAAACTAAATGGCAATCAGGCAACCTGGCACGTTACCGGTACTGCTGACCCCGCTGACCGGGAGTACAACCTGGCTTTATATGCAGAAGGCCATAATGGTCGCCCAAAGCCCATTGAGCTTCCCTATATTCAGAAAAAATTCAACTTAGTACTCCAGGCAGATACCCTTCGGGCTGAACTCCATGATGTTGACCGCTCCGGGGGCGAGTTTCGACTCGAAGGAGCAGGTTCGGTTCGAAACCTTCGGATTAACCACCCGGCTATTGCCCGTACCGATGTACTGGTTCCGCTGGCAGCCATGGATGCCCACCTGTTCGTTGGCGAAAATTATGTTGGCGTTGATAGTTCGTCGACATTGCATCTTGGCCAGGTGAGCGCCCATCCGTTTGTAAAATATACGCTTAAGCCAACGAAGATCTACGAGGTACAGCTGCACACGGGGCTTATAGATGCTCAGGCGCTATTCAATTCGTTTCCACAAGGCTTGTTTGAGTCCCTGGAGGGCATGAAGGTAGCTGGCAAACTAAAATATGATGTAGCATTTCAGCTTGATTCATCCCTCCCCGATTCGGTAAAATTTGACTCTGGATTAACTTCGGAAGGCTTTCAGATTCTGCAAATGGGCCGCACTGATTTTGCGGCTATCAACCAGCCATTTGTGTACACCCCCTACGAGAAAGGTAAGCCCGTTCGGAATATCATTGTCGGCCCCGAGAATCCGGATTATACCCCAATTAATCAGATTTCGCCTGATCTTCGTAATGCCTTGTTAACCTCAGAAGACTATAATTTCTTTACGCACAATGGGTTCAACGAAAAAGCATTCCGGGTGTCGATTGCCACAAACTTTAAGGAGAAATCATTCAAACGAGGGGCCAGTACGATTTCGATGCAATTGGTCAAAAACGTCTTTCTGAGCCGTAACAAGACACTTTCGCGTAAAGTCGAAGAAATCTTGATTGTCTGGCTCATTGAGAATCAGCACATCGTTCCGAAAGAGCGGATGTATGAGGTTTATCTGAATATCATTGAATGGGGTAAAAATATTTATGGCATTGGCGAAGCAGCCCGCTACTATTTTGCCAAAAGCCCTTCCGATTTAAACCTTGGCGAAAGCATTTTTCTGGCTTTTGTGGTACCTCGCCCCAAAGCGGCCTTAAACTGGTTTGTTCCAGACGGAACCCTTCAGGTTCGTAATGTACGGGGTTACTTTAAACTAATTGGCCGTATTATGGCCCGGCGTGGGCTGACCACTCCCGATTCAGGAGCCTATGGTTTTTATAACGTTCGATTACGCGAAGGGCTTCGTCGACAGGTATCCCCAATCGATTCATTATTCCAGGGTGATAGCCTGATGACAGACCCAGTGGATACGGATGTAGACGATGAAGACGAAGGCGGCACCGGTATTGGCAACTTTTTTCGTCGGCTCTTTAAGGGTAAGAAGAACGATGAGAAACGTAACGATGAAGAAGCCACCACTGTTCAACCAGAACGTCGGGCTGTTCCTGATGTAATCACGAATGAACCCGCGCCAGCAGATACCGTTAAAACCCGTAAGCAATTACGCCAGGAACGGCGCGAACAAAAAAGACGAGAGAAGGAAGCAAAAAAGGCGCTGGAAGATAGTAACCCATAA
- a CDS encoding GNAT family N-acetyltransferase, translating into MISIRPGTLEDIPEAFALVMELAVYERAADQVTNSVEQMALDGFGPNPLFGMIMAEDSDSKNIVGMALYFYRYSTWKGKRLYLEDIIVTEAFRGFGVGKLLLDATIETARETQCTGMMWQVLDWNEPAIGFYKQFGTRFDDGWTNCHLDF; encoded by the coding sequence ATGATTTCAATCCGCCCTGGCACCCTCGAAGATATACCGGAAGCCTTCGCTTTAGTTATGGAACTGGCCGTTTACGAACGTGCTGCCGATCAGGTTACCAACAGTGTTGAACAAATGGCCCTGGATGGCTTTGGACCAAATCCTCTTTTCGGGATGATTATGGCTGAAGACTCCGACAGCAAGAATATCGTTGGTATGGCCCTCTACTTCTATCGGTATTCCACCTGGAAAGGCAAACGTTTATATCTGGAAGACATCATTGTAACCGAAGCTTTTCGGGGATTTGGCGTCGGTAAACTCCTTCTGGACGCTACAATTGAGACCGCCCGCGAAACACAATGCACTGGCATGATGTGGCAGGTATTAGACTGGAATGAACCCGCTATTGGCTTCTACAAACAATTCGGCACCCGGTTCGATGACGGCTGGACAAACTGCCATTTAGATTTTTAA
- a CDS encoding RluA family pseudouridine synthase has protein sequence MAELDDELPEEDELYEHHRIVVDKGQGLLRIDRFLMDRLQNATRTKIQAAIDAESVRVNDKPTKASYKIKPLDVITVSLAHPPRDTDVKPENIPLNIVFEDDELLVLNKPAGMVVHPAHGNWDGTLVNALVYHFQNLPTSRNGEIRPGLVHRIDKDTSGLMVIAKTEFAMTHLARQFFEHSIERTYNALTWGIPEPADGTITGFIGRSVKDRKVQVIYDDESKGKWAISHYKTLEALRYVALVQCNLETGRTHQIRAHFKHIGHPLFNDAMYGGDRILRGNPVGSYKAFVENAFKLLPRQALHAKSLGFTHPRTKEWLQFDSALPDDFQAALTKWRKFVGE, from the coding sequence ATGGCGGAACTAGACGACGAATTACCTGAAGAGGACGAATTATACGAACACCACCGTATTGTGGTGGATAAAGGCCAGGGGCTGCTGCGGATTGATCGTTTCCTGATGGATCGGCTGCAAAATGCAACCCGTACCAAAATTCAGGCGGCTATCGACGCAGAGTCCGTTCGGGTGAATGATAAGCCAACCAAAGCCAGCTACAAAATTAAGCCGTTGGATGTCATTACGGTATCATTGGCCCATCCGCCCCGTGATACGGACGTTAAGCCAGAGAACATCCCACTTAACATTGTCTTTGAAGATGATGAGTTGCTGGTACTCAATAAACCAGCGGGTATGGTAGTCCATCCCGCCCACGGCAACTGGGATGGTACGCTGGTGAATGCGCTGGTCTACCATTTTCAAAACCTGCCCACCTCGCGGAATGGCGAGATCAGACCCGGCCTGGTGCATCGGATTGACAAAGATACGTCGGGCCTCATGGTGATTGCCAAAACCGAATTTGCCATGACGCACCTGGCCCGGCAATTTTTTGAGCACAGCATTGAACGGACGTATAACGCCCTGACCTGGGGCATTCCCGAGCCTGCGGATGGTACCATTACCGGCTTCATTGGCCGGTCGGTAAAAGACCGAAAAGTGCAGGTAATTTATGACGATGAATCGAAGGGTAAGTGGGCCATCTCCCATTACAAAACCCTGGAAGCGCTTCGCTATGTTGCTTTAGTACAATGCAATCTGGAAACGGGCCGTACGCATCAGATTCGGGCCCATTTTAAGCACATCGGTCATCCATTGTTCAACGACGCGATGTACGGTGGCGACCGGATTCTACGCGGTAACCCGGTTGGGAGCTATAAAGCATTTGTAGAAAATGCCTTCAAACTACTGCCCCGACAAGCCCTTCATGCCAAATCATTAGGCTTTACCCATCCCCGTACCAAAGAATGGCTCCAGTTCGACTCAGCCTTGCCCGACGATTTTCAAGCCGCCCTTACGAAGTGGAGGAAGTTTGTTGGGGAGTGA
- a CDS encoding 1-aminocyclopropane-1-carboxylate deaminase/D-cysteine desulfhydrase: MDELARQLAHLVGNSPVQRLDTPFPEPVPIRLLLKRDDLLHPKVSGNKWRKLKYNLLAARAQGFTTLLTFGGAYSNHLYATASAGKVFGFRTIGVVRGDELAGKPLNETLQFCRDSGMHLHLVSRADYRRKEDPDFLAELTKQFGPCYILPEGGTNELAIQGSAEIIPELVAQLGYAPDYVCCPVGTGGTVAGLAQSAPAETNVMGFVVLKGLVWDKLPPGHLSHHNGQGEACPRLIHDYHFGGYAKTTPELMRFIHEVEQKTGVLLEQVYTGKMLYGIYDLARNGFFPEGTTVVAVHTGGLQGRSKVLDVVNR; encoded by the coding sequence ATGGACGAACTTGCCCGGCAACTGGCTCATTTGGTAGGTAACTCACCGGTTCAACGGCTTGATACCCCATTTCCTGAACCCGTTCCTATTCGTCTGCTACTGAAGCGTGACGATCTGCTACACCCAAAAGTTTCGGGCAATAAATGGCGTAAACTCAAATATAATTTATTGGCCGCGCGCGCTCAGGGCTTTACTACGTTACTCACCTTTGGCGGAGCTTACTCGAATCATTTGTATGCTACTGCTTCGGCAGGAAAGGTGTTTGGCTTTCGAACGATTGGCGTTGTTCGGGGCGACGAATTAGCTGGGAAACCACTTAACGAAACCCTTCAGTTTTGTCGAGACAGCGGAATGCATCTGCACCTTGTTAGTCGGGCCGACTATCGGCGCAAAGAAGACCCCGATTTCCTCGCTGAGTTGACGAAGCAATTTGGCCCCTGTTACATCTTGCCAGAGGGAGGTACAAACGAGTTAGCTATTCAGGGTTCGGCAGAGATTATTCCCGAACTAGTGGCTCAACTGGGTTATGCACCCGATTATGTATGCTGCCCGGTAGGCACAGGAGGTACGGTAGCGGGATTGGCGCAATCGGCACCCGCAGAAACGAATGTGATGGGATTTGTTGTGTTGAAAGGCCTTGTCTGGGACAAGCTTCCGCCTGGTCACTTGTCACATCATAATGGCCAAGGGGAAGCTTGCCCCAGACTTATTCACGATTACCACTTCGGTGGCTATGCCAAAACCACACCAGAACTGATGCGCTTTATTCATGAAGTTGAACAGAAAACGGGCGTATTGCTAGAGCAGGTCTACACTGGAAAGATGCTCTATGGCATCTACGACCTTGCCCGAAACGGATTCTTTCCAGAGGGCACCACGGTAGTGGCAGTGCACACAGGTGGGTTGCAGGGAAGGAGTAAAGTGTTAGATGTGGTCAATCGGTAA
- a CDS encoding acyl-CoA dehydrogenase family protein — MDTIFTTERVRPLLAQVREFVETELIPLEAGFSHNKLAELIPILDQKRELVKAAGLWGLHLSKEDGGHALTLCEFGQISEALAHAPFFGHYVFGCQAPDIGNTELLHRFASDELKERYLKPLMAGEIRSCFSMTEPDFAGSNPTRMATMAVRSGDEYVINGRKWFTSSADGAAFAVVMAVTNPDAAPHQRASMIIVPTDTPGFTIERNIPVFGEAGEGWFSHAEVSYTDCRVPVSNVIAGEGMGFRLAQERLGPGRVHHCMRWIGNAEKALDLLCKRAATREIEDGVMLGEKQFIQDFIAESRAEIDASRLYVLNTAHMIDTVGVSNVRDAVSAIKFYVANAFLRVLDRAIQVHGALGVTDDTVLSAMYRHERGARILDGADEVHKQNLAINILKKYGLDIKQKAKELRQFRQLMTAEQL, encoded by the coding sequence ATGGATACGATTTTCACTACCGAGCGCGTCAGACCCTTGCTGGCACAGGTTCGCGAATTTGTCGAAACGGAATTGATTCCGCTTGAAGCTGGCTTCTCGCACAACAAACTAGCTGAACTGATCCCTATTCTCGATCAGAAACGGGAACTGGTTAAAGCCGCCGGTTTATGGGGACTTCATCTGTCAAAAGAAGATGGCGGGCATGCATTGACTCTTTGTGAATTCGGACAGATCAGTGAAGCGCTGGCCCATGCACCGTTTTTTGGGCATTATGTATTTGGGTGTCAGGCTCCCGATATCGGAAATACCGAGCTGCTTCACCGATTCGCATCCGACGAGTTGAAAGAACGCTATTTGAAGCCCCTAATGGCAGGTGAAATTCGTTCCTGTTTTTCAATGACCGAACCCGATTTCGCCGGTTCAAACCCTACCCGAATGGCAACGATGGCCGTTCGAAGCGGGGATGAATACGTGATCAACGGCCGTAAATGGTTCACCTCGTCGGCCGATGGAGCTGCCTTTGCTGTGGTGATGGCAGTTACCAATCCGGATGCAGCGCCCCACCAACGAGCCAGTATGATTATTGTTCCGACTGATACGCCCGGCTTTACCATCGAACGAAATATTCCCGTGTTTGGGGAAGCTGGTGAAGGCTGGTTCAGTCATGCCGAAGTGAGTTATACTGACTGTCGGGTGCCGGTATCGAACGTGATTGCAGGTGAAGGAATGGGTTTCCGGCTGGCGCAGGAGCGGCTTGGACCGGGGCGCGTTCACCATTGCATGCGCTGGATTGGTAATGCCGAAAAAGCACTGGATCTCCTGTGTAAACGGGCAGCTACCCGGGAAATTGAAGACGGTGTTATGCTGGGCGAGAAACAGTTTATTCAGGATTTCATTGCCGAAAGCCGCGCTGAAATTGACGCTAGCCGACTGTATGTTCTTAATACAGCTCACATGATTGATACGGTTGGTGTGAGCAATGTTCGCGACGCTGTTTCAGCCATTAAGTTTTATGTTGCCAACGCGTTTCTACGAGTGCTTGACCGGGCTATTCAGGTACATGGTGCATTGGGCGTTACAGACGATACCGTGCTGTCGGCTATGTATCGGCATGAGCGGGGTGCACGCATCTTGGACGGAGCCGATGAAGTACATAAGCAAAATCTGGCTATCAATATCCTGAAAAAATATGGCCTGGATATCAAACAGAAAGCGAAAGAATTGCGTCAGTTTCGCCAGCTAATGACGGCTGAACAACTATAA
- a CDS encoding response regulator transcription factor, translated as MPIRLIIADDHPLLIDGVRAVIEEMDDVVLLDSVTNGRQLMDRLLKQLVDMVLLDLNMPHLDGISTLTILKERQPHLKVIIFTSYDQPKLIKEIKSLGADGYLLKTSSSSVLKEAIIAVAAGATWFPDEVVASSTPELLIDDFTIKYQITKREVEIIRLIVQGFSTRQIGERLFISEFTVNSHRRNIARKLGIDTPIGLLNFAKEQGLI; from the coding sequence ATGCCCATACGACTAATCATAGCGGACGATCACCCATTATTAATTGACGGAGTAAGGGCGGTGATTGAGGAAATGGACGATGTGGTATTATTGGATTCTGTCACCAATGGTCGCCAATTAATGGATCGCCTGCTAAAACAACTAGTCGATATGGTGCTGCTCGATTTGAACATGCCCCATCTGGATGGTATCTCGACTCTGACGATCCTGAAAGAGAGGCAGCCTCATCTAAAAGTTATCATCTTTACCAGCTATGATCAACCCAAACTGATCAAAGAAATCAAATCGCTGGGGGCCGACGGCTATCTGTTAAAAACCAGCAGTTCCAGTGTTCTGAAAGAAGCGATTATAGCCGTGGCTGCTGGCGCAACCTGGTTTCCAGATGAAGTAGTGGCTTCGTCTACTCCTGAGTTATTAATTGACGATTTCACGATCAAGTACCAGATTACGAAGCGGGAAGTCGAAATTATTAGGCTCATTGTACAGGGGTTTTCGACCCGGCAAATCGGCGAGCGGCTGTTTATTAGCGAATTCACTGTGAATTCGCATCGCCGAAATATAGCCCGCAAGCTGGGCATCGATACGCCAATTGGTTTACTCAATTTTGCCAAAGAACAGGGCTTGATCTAA
- a CDS encoding phosphotransferase family protein, whose translation MLAPDIPRSVRSGEELAINRLNEYLHEQAPEVGLVLEIRQFSGGFSNLTYWLKTERQEYVLRRPPAGANIKGGHDMGREFRVLSLLKGHYDKIPDPIVYCESADVLGVPFYIMTRVVGVILRASMAPTLTLDPERMRQLSEALVDNLVAIHNLDIQSTGLSQLGKPEGYVQRQVEGWSKRYRNAETDSIPAMDQVGNWLQQNYPAEQAPAFLHNDYKFDNVLLAADESTGDPIPLIKGVLDWEMATVGDPLMDLGATLAYWSEANDSPAYRNFNLTWLPGNLTRQEVVARYAAQSGRDLTEILFYYVFGLYKNAVIAQQIYARWKQGHSQDARFGHLLPMIIELASKAVGSIGSGEV comes from the coding sequence ATGCTTGCTCCCGATATACCCCGCTCAGTTCGTTCGGGTGAAGAATTGGCTATAAATCGCTTAAACGAATACCTGCATGAACAGGCACCAGAAGTAGGACTAGTGCTGGAAATCAGGCAGTTTTCGGGAGGGTTCTCCAATTTGACCTATTGGCTCAAAACGGAACGGCAGGAATATGTCCTCCGCCGACCGCCCGCTGGGGCCAACATCAAAGGGGGGCACGATATGGGCCGGGAATTTCGGGTATTGTCGTTGCTGAAAGGGCATTACGATAAAATCCCGGATCCAATCGTTTACTGCGAATCGGCAGATGTGCTGGGCGTACCATTCTATATTATGACACGCGTAGTGGGCGTGATACTAAGGGCCTCAATGGCGCCAACGCTTACTCTTGATCCGGAGCGCATGCGGCAGTTATCAGAAGCTTTAGTTGATAATCTGGTAGCTATTCATAACCTGGATATTCAGTCAACGGGCCTAAGTCAGTTAGGTAAACCCGAAGGGTACGTACAGCGCCAGGTGGAGGGGTGGAGCAAACGGTACCGAAATGCCGAAACCGACTCAATTCCCGCAATGGATCAGGTTGGCAACTGGCTGCAACAGAACTATCCTGCTGAACAGGCTCCCGCTTTTCTGCACAATGATTACAAATTCGACAATGTGCTGCTGGCTGCCGATGAATCTACAGGCGATCCGATTCCTCTGATCAAAGGCGTGCTGGATTGGGAAATGGCGACTGTTGGCGATCCACTTATGGATTTAGGTGCCACCTTAGCCTATTGGTCAGAAGCGAACGATAGTCCAGCTTATAGAAACTTCAACCTAACGTGGCTTCCGGGGAATCTGACCCGGCAGGAAGTTGTAGCCCGCTACGCTGCCCAAAGTGGTCGTGACCTGACCGAAATTCTGTTCTACTATGTATTTGGGCTATACAAAAACGCCGTGATTGCGCAGCAAATCTACGCTCGTTGGAAACAGGGGCATAGCCAGGATGCCCGCTTTGGTCATTTGTTGCCAATGATTATTGAACTGGCTAGTAAGGCCGTAGGATCTATTGGGAGTGGGGAAGTGTAG
- a CDS encoding L-threonylcarbamoyladenylate synthase has product MAQIGTDTRAAKAFLEAGNVVGIPTETVYGLAGNAFNPDAVLTIFRVKNRPSFDPLIIHTDSLDKLDQFVTNIPEPARKLAEAYWPGPLTLLLPKRDLIPDLVTAGLPNVAVRIPNHPLTLALLRSLDFPLAAPSANPFGYISPTTAHHVADQLGDQIPYILDGGPAGVGIESTIVGFENNKATVFRLGGMALDQIEKIIGSVSVQTHSTSNPKAPGMLSSHYAPRKPLILVSPGETPQPSERAGALVFREAFGGFLPENQRILSPTGDLNEAAKNLFAHLRALDALPIDVIYAEPLPNEGLGWAMNDRLRRASVQ; this is encoded by the coding sequence ATGGCACAGATTGGTACGGATACACGGGCAGCAAAGGCATTTTTAGAAGCGGGAAATGTGGTGGGGATACCTACCGAAACCGTTTATGGACTAGCAGGTAATGCATTCAATCCAGATGCTGTTCTAACAATTTTTCGGGTAAAAAACCGGCCCTCTTTCGATCCGCTGATTATACACACGGACTCACTCGATAAACTCGATCAGTTCGTAACTAACATTCCTGAGCCAGCCCGTAAACTGGCAGAAGCGTACTGGCCCGGTCCACTGACACTGCTCCTCCCTAAGCGCGACCTGATTCCTGACCTGGTTACAGCAGGTTTACCCAACGTTGCGGTTCGTATCCCGAATCACCCCCTTACGCTGGCTCTGCTACGTTCGCTCGATTTCCCACTGGCGGCTCCGAGTGCCAATCCATTTGGGTATATCAGTCCAACCACGGCGCACCATGTTGCCGATCAACTGGGCGATCAGATTCCCTACATTCTGGATGGTGGCCCGGCAGGCGTCGGTATTGAATCGACGATTGTTGGCTTTGAAAACAACAAAGCCACTGTTTTTCGACTTGGGGGAATGGCTTTGGATCAGATTGAGAAAATAATTGGCTCCGTTTCCGTGCAAACGCATTCGACCTCAAATCCGAAGGCTCCGGGCATGTTGAGCAGCCACTATGCTCCCCGAAAACCGCTTATTCTCGTATCACCCGGCGAAACTCCACAACCCAGCGAACGGGCCGGGGCATTGGTTTTTCGCGAAGCCTTTGGCGGCTTTCTCCCTGAAAATCAGCGTATCCTCTCCCCCACTGGAGACCTCAACGAAGCAGCCAAAAATCTCTTTGCTCATCTGCGTGCCCTGGACGCGTTACCCATCGACGTTATTTATGCTGAGCCCTTACCCAACGAAGGGCTAGGCTGGGCCATGAACGACCGCCTTCGCCGGGCGAGTGTGCAGTAA
- a CDS encoding peptidylprolyl isomerase, protein MNITKNKVAAIHYTLRDSSGNVLDSSQGSDPLYYLHGANNLIPGMEEGLEGRVKGDHLQLDVTPEKGYGKRDPQLVEAVPRRAFGGQELEVGMQFETNEGQVVTITEVGPDTVTVDANHPLADQNLYFDVEVLDVRDATADELAHGHVHGPGGHH, encoded by the coding sequence ATGAATATTACAAAAAACAAAGTAGCCGCCATCCATTATACCCTGCGGGATAGCAGTGGTAACGTGCTGGATTCCAGCCAGGGTAGCGATCCGTTATATTATCTGCATGGGGCTAACAACCTTATTCCGGGTATGGAAGAAGGGCTGGAAGGCCGCGTAAAAGGTGATCATCTCCAGTTAGATGTAACACCGGAAAAAGGATACGGTAAGCGCGATCCGCAACTGGTAGAAGCTGTACCTCGCCGGGCATTTGGCGGACAGGAGCTTGAAGTAGGAATGCAATTTGAAACCAACGAAGGTCAGGTTGTTACCATAACCGAGGTTGGACCCGATACAGTAACCGTTGACGCCAACCATCCGCTGGCTGATCAGAATCTGTATTTCGATGTTGAAGTGCTGGACGTTCGGGATGCCACCGCCGACGAGCTGGCTCATGGCCACGTCCACGGCCCCGGAGGGCATCATTAA
- a CDS encoding YciI family protein, protein MDKFMLVFHSPYSQETAFAEMSPDAMQAEIQKWNNWIGGIAAQGKLIGTDALAPVGKQMTRGGQVITDGPFTEGKEIVGGYLILTAASLDEAVELAHGCPMFETDGTVEVRPIINFENFE, encoded by the coding sequence ATGGACAAATTTATGCTTGTATTCCATTCGCCTTATTCTCAGGAAACCGCCTTCGCCGAAATGTCGCCTGATGCCATGCAGGCCGAGATTCAAAAATGGAACAACTGGATAGGAGGAATAGCAGCTCAGGGCAAACTGATCGGTACAGATGCACTGGCGCCTGTTGGCAAACAAATGACCAGGGGCGGGCAGGTTATTACGGATGGCCCATTTACCGAAGGGAAAGAAATTGTAGGGGGATACCTGATTTTAACCGCGGCTTCCTTAGATGAAGCTGTTGAGCTGGCTCATGGATGCCCTATGTTCGAGACCGATGGGACTGTAGAAGTTCGGCCAATCATTAACTTCGAGAACTTCGAGTAA
- a CDS encoding DUF1761 domain-containing protein gives MDISTLNWPAILVATLANFLIGGLWYSAFLFGKPWMAENKFSEHELRQSNMLKLFSLTFLFSLVMAFNLAMFLNDSKTTTSWGAMAGFLAGFGWVTMSLFVIGQFERKTTRYMLIHGGYVTVSFVVMGLILGAWR, from the coding sequence ATGGATATTTCAACCCTTAACTGGCCAGCTATTTTAGTGGCTACACTGGCTAATTTTTTAATTGGTGGCCTATGGTATTCTGCCTTTTTATTTGGTAAACCCTGGATGGCTGAAAATAAGTTTTCTGAACACGAACTGAGGCAGAGTAACATGCTGAAATTGTTTAGTCTAACGTTCCTTTTTTCATTGGTGATGGCTTTCAATCTGGCCATGTTTTTAAATGACAGTAAGACCACAACAAGTTGGGGGGCAATGGCTGGTTTTTTAGCGGGCTTTGGCTGGGTAACCATGTCTTTATTTGTTATTGGGCAGTTTGAACGGAAAACCACTCGATATATGCTCATTCATGGTGGATACGTAACAGTTAGTTTTGTGGTTATGGGGTTAATTTTGGGAGCCTGGCGCTAA